Proteins encoded within one genomic window of Triticum aestivum cultivar Chinese Spring chromosome 2D, IWGSC CS RefSeq v2.1, whole genome shotgun sequence:
- the LOC123053569 gene encoding uncharacterized protein produces MARLFLIPDQIQRPQPHPSVRGAGGALCGSTGRRPDGVRRAAHPSASNADQAAAESTTPTQPQPEEQEDGMSSGTGNVVCVTGASVYIVSWLVKFLLQCGYTIRATVRRASWRSLRRVCSLRGSAWSTRSSASSTG; encoded by the exons ATGGCGCGCCTCTTCCTCATCCCAGATCAGATCCAGCGCCCCCAACCGCATCCATCCGTCAGAGGCGCTGGAGGCGCA CTGTGCGGTTCTACTGGGCGGCGACCCGACGGCGTCCGGCGCGCTGCTCACCCGTCGGCCTCCAACGCCGACCAGGCGGCCGCTGAGTCCACCACGCCCACCCAGCCGCAGCCGGAAGAGCAGGAGGACGGGATGAGCTCCGGGACGGGGAATGTGGTGTGCGTCACCGGCGCGTCGGTCTACATCGTGTCCTGGCTCGTCAAGTTCCTCCTCCAGTGTGGCTACACCATCCGCGCCACCGTCAG GAGGGCGAGCTGGAGGAGCTTGAGAAGGgtgtgtagcctgcgtgggagcgCTTGGTCCACCCGCTCGAGCGCATCGTCGACAGGCTGA